A section of the Drosophila subobscura isolate 14011-0131.10 chromosome A, UCBerk_Dsub_1.0, whole genome shotgun sequence genome encodes:
- the LOC117903031 gene encoding diphosphomevalonate decarboxylase has protein sequence MFSVTCIAPVNIAIVKYWGKRHEELILPINDSISMTLGTNELCAKTTIAASEGFQHNRMWLNDDELPVEEDSRLMRCLKGVQRLALANGSQKVSLSWKVHIASRNNFPTAAGLASSAAGYACLVYSLARLYGVPINEELTTIARQGSGSACRSLYGGFVQWHRGALEDGSDSVAKPVVSAQHWPNMHVLILVVNDERKKTSSTKGMQRSVTTSQLIQHRVDKIVPERTANLRKAIEARDFPSFAEITMKDSNQFHAIALDTYPPCVYMNDVSHAIVDFVHSYNETIGEVQAAYTFDAGPNACIYVLKENVAKLLAAVQKVFPNDATESVEYLRGITVSDTVEKHPAFNGTLNVQPKNLLKYIIHTKVGDGPCQLSDDDSLLTNGLPLSH, from the exons atgttttcagtAACTTGTATAGCTCCGGTCAATATTGCAATTGTTAAATATT GGGGAAAACGACATGAAGAACTAATTCTCCCCATTAATGACTCTATTAGCATGACACTGGGCACAAACGAG ctGTGCGCCAAAACGACAATAGCTGCTTCAGAGGGATTTCAACACAATCGAATGTGGCTGAATGATGATGAATTGCCTGTCGAAGAGGACTCTCGTCTGATGCGTTGTTTAAAAGGAG tTCAACGTCTGGCCCTTGCAAATGGTTCCCAAAAAGTTTCACTCTCTTGGAAAGTACATATTGCATCGcgaaacaattttccaacCGCTGCTGGTCTTGCATCAAGCGCAGCTGGTTACGCGTGCTTGGTATATTCATTGGCACGTTTATATGGTGTTCCCATTAATGAAGAACTGACGACCATTGCACGACAAGGTAGTGGTTCTGCATGTCGCAGCTTATATGGTGGATTTGTTCAGTGGCACCGTGGGGCTCTTGAGGATGGCAGCGATTCTGTCGCTAAACCAGTTGTGTCAGCCCAGCATTGGCCCAATATGCATGTACTTATCTTAGTCGTAAATGAtgagcgaaaaaaaacaagctcTACCAAAGGCATGCAACGTTCTGTGACTACATCGCAGCTAATTCAGCATCGAGTTGATAAAATAGTTCCCGAAAGGACTGCGAATTTGAGAAAGGCCATTGAAGCTCGCGATTTTCCATCTTTTGCTGAGATAACGATGAAGGACTCAAATCAGTTCCATGCAATCGCCTTGGACACATATCCACCATGCGTGTATATGAACGATGTCTCTCATGCCATAGTCGATTTTGTACATTCATACAATGAAACCATAGGTGAAGTCCAGGCAGCGTACACCTTTGATGCAGGTCCAAACGCCTGCATTTATGTATTAAAGGAAAATGTAGCTAAGCTTTTAGCAGCAGTTCAAAAAGTATTCCCAAATGATGCAACGGAAAGTGTCGAGTACTTACGGGGAATTACGGTTTCAGATACAGTTGAAAAACACCCAGCATTCAATGGAACGTTAAACGTTCAACCCAAGAACTTACTGAAGTATATAATCCACACAAAAGTTGGGGATGGCCCCTGCCAATTGAGTGACGATGATAGTTTATTGACAAATGGACTCCCATTGTCCCATTAA
- the LOC117903074 gene encoding cytochrome c oxidase assembly factor 7 homolog encodes MAYDLKKESDVKEYIDKLGVEYRFGCYSERKPEACHLLGDYLEGIKKDFEKASKVYKSTCDDYGYAKSCYKFGNYSILGKGKSGSKGEPRVAYQYYEKGCNLNDSDACLHSGLLLVSRSMPKEIDRNVPKGLEFLTKSCDMNNANACFYLSGMHISGVQKRTEPGAVPASSGPTPAKTLKDSDYIVLKDMKKAFQFAFKACELRNVYACANLSQMYARGDGIEKNEKEAEKYKKLALEMQEEIKKQQDTLGFQQGVGMPN; translated from the exons atgGCATACGACTTAAAAAAGGAGTCAGATGTTAAGGAGTACATCGACAAGCTTGGCGTAGAATATCGATTTGGCTGTTATTCGGAGAGGAAACCGGAAG CTTGCCACCTGCTGGGTGACTATCTCGAGGGCATCAAGAAGGACTTTGAGAAGGCGTCAAAGGTATACAAATCTACATGTGACGATTATGGTTACGCAAAGTCCTGCTATAAGTTTGGCAACTATAGCATTTTGGGCAAAGGTAAAAGCGGCAGCAAGGGTGAACCTCGGGTGGCGTACCAGTACTACGAGAAGGGGTGTAACTTAAACGATTCCGATGCCTGCCTTCACTCCGGCCTCTTGCTTGTCTCGCGCTCCATGCCCAAAGAGATCGACAGAAATGTGCCGAAG GGCTTGGAATTCCTCACAAAGAGCTGCGACATGAACAATGCAAACGCCTGCTTCTATTTATCCGGTATGCACATCTCTGGCGTTCAAAAGAGGACAGAGCCAGGTGCCGTGCCTGCCAGCAGTGGACCCACGCCAGCCAAAACGCTCAAGGACTCCGACTACATTGTGCTCAAAGACATGAAAAAGGCGTTTCAGTTTGCCTTCAAGGCGTGCGAGTTGCGCAACGTGTATGCGTGTGCCAACCTAAGCCAGATGTACGCCCGCGGCGACGGCATCgagaaaaacgagaaagaaGCCGAGAAGTACAAGAAGCTAGCCCTGGAGATGCAAGAGGAGatcaagaagcagcaggatACGCTCGGCTTTCAGCAGGGCGTCGGCATGCCAAACTGA
- the LOC117903089 gene encoding kinesin-like protein KIN-7D, mitochondrial isoform X2, with protein sequence MLGDDQNPGVIELATKEVFETIGNDKERSFLLRLQFIEVNNKIISDLIRKRQTEVQITDTGNGNVKENSEEYLVSSKEELMQWLSLGKKSAPSARTPYFALSSSRAPLVLNRMIQSCKAFSIWWIWLDVAT encoded by the exons ATGCTGGGCGATGACCAAAACCCGGGGGTAATAGAGCTGGCAACAAAGGAAGTATTTGAAACGATTGGCAATGATAAGGAACGCAGCTTTCTGCTGCGTCTTCAGTTCATAgaagtaaataataaaatcatatcCGATCTGATTAGAAAGAGGCAGACTGAAGTCCAGATAACAGATACTGGGAATGGTAATGTGAAGGAAAACTCCGAAGAGTACTTGGTGAGCAGCAAGGAGGAGCTGATGCAGTGGCTCTCCTTGGGGAAAAAAAGCGCTCCAAGCGCTCGCACGCCATACTTCGCATT ATCATCGAGTCGTGCTCCATTAGTGCTCAACCGGATGATCCAGTCATGCAAAGCGTTTTCAATTTGGTGGATCTGGCTGGATGTAGCAACATAA
- the LOC117903089 gene encoding kinesin-like protein KIN-7D, mitochondrial isoform X1, giving the protein MAKPIVNKLISGLNGTIITYGGTSTGKTHTMLGDDQNPGVIELATKEVFETIGNDKERSFLLRLQFIEVNNKIISDLIRKRQTEVQITDTGNGNVKENSEEYLVSSKEELMQWLSLGKKSAPSARTPYFALSSSRAPLVLNRMIQSCKAFSIWWIWLDVAT; this is encoded by the exons ATGGCAAAGCCTATTGTGAACAAATTGATATCTGGACTGAATGGCACAATAATTACATACGGTGGGACATCGACAG GCAAAACCCATACAATGCTGGGCGATGACCAAAACCCGGGGGTAATAGAGCTGGCAACAAAGGAAGTATTTGAAACGATTGGCAATGATAAGGAACGCAGCTTTCTGCTGCGTCTTCAGTTCATAgaagtaaataataaaatcatatcCGATCTGATTAGAAAGAGGCAGACTGAAGTCCAGATAACAGATACTGGGAATGGTAATGTGAAGGAAAACTCCGAAGAGTACTTGGTGAGCAGCAAGGAGGAGCTGATGCAGTGGCTCTCCTTGGGGAAAAAAAGCGCTCCAAGCGCTCGCACGCCATACTTCGCATT ATCATCGAGTCGTGCTCCATTAGTGCTCAACCGGATGATCCAGTCATGCAAAGCGTTTTCAATTTGGTGGATCTGGCTGGATGTAGCAACATAA
- the LOC117903075 gene encoding NADH-quinone oxidoreductase subunit B 2, protein MLRSAILSKTVPKCLQIATQNSNALSVVPGFFVRRQQTLPVVDPSQTLEKKGYSPFGTKQASVAEWSLARLDDLLNWGRKGSIWPLTFGLACCAVEMMHIAAPRYDMDRYGVVFRASPRQADVIIVAGTLTNKMAPALRKVYDQMPEPRWVISMGSCANGGGYYHYSYSVVRGCDRIIPVDIYVPGCPPTAEALMYGVLQLQKKVKRMKTLQMWYRK, encoded by the coding sequence ATGTTACGTTCAGCTATTTTATCGAAAACCGTACCCAAGTGTCTGCAAATCGCCACTCAAAATTCGAATGCGCTGTCTGTGGTGCCTGGCTTTTTTGTTCGTCGACAACAAACCCTACCGGTTGTGGACCCGTCTCAAACATTAGAAAAGAAAGGCTACTCGCCGTTTGGCACTAAGCAAGCTTCTGTGGCCGAGTGGTCATTAGCAAGACTCGACGATCTGTTGAATTGGGGACGTAAAGGATCAATATGGCCATTGACATTTGGTTTGGCGTGCTGTGCTGTAGAAATGATGCACATCGCCGCCCCACGTTATGATATGGATCGTTACGGAGTGGTATTCCGGGCATCACCACGCCAAGCAGACGTAATTATTGTAGCTGGTACATTGACCAACAAAATGGCACCGGCCTTGCGTAAAGTCTATGATCAAATGCCTGAGCCACGGTGGGTTATTTCTATGGGAAGCTGTGCCAACGGTGGCGGTTATTATCACTATTCGTACTCTGTGGTTCGCGGCTGTGACCGAATAATACCTGTCGATATTTATGTCCCAGGCTGTCCCCCTACAGCAGAGGCTCTAATGTACGGTGTCTTGCAGTTgcagaaaaaagtaaaacgcATGAAGACCCTCCAGATGTGGTACAGAAAGTAA
- the LOC117903066 gene encoding NAD-dependent protein deacylase Sirt4, with product MRVGNLLRFRTTSLKRCIKQQYVPQHKPAVDDDIKRLEDFLISKPNIVVLTGAGISTESGIPDYRSEGVGLYARTNHKPIQHMEFLKSSNVRKRYWARNFVGWPSFSSKKANATHYALSRFEREMRIQSVVTQNVDRLHTKAATKNVVELHGSGYVVKCLSCDYTTDRHEFQNILASLNSTIGNVLEMVRPDGDVEIPLDYIENFKIPDCPKCCGDLKPDIVFFGDSVPKQRLDKIAEMVYNSDGLLVLGSSLLVFSGYRMVLQTKDLKLPVAIVNIGDTRADHLADIKISAKCGDVIPKLFDFRKTGSATS from the exons atgcgcGTTGGTAATCTACTGCGATTTCGCACCACTTCTCTAAAAAGGTGCATCAAGCAGCAATATGTGCCACAACATAAGCCGGCGGTGGACGATGATATAAAGCGGCTGGAGGACTTTTTGATTTCGAAACCAAATATAGTGGTATTAACCGGGGCTGGAATCTCAACTGAATCAG GTATACCCGACTACCGTTCCGAGGGTGTCGGCCTTTACGCCCGCACCAATCACAAGCCCATCCAGCACATGGAGTTCCTGAAATCGTCCAACGTGCGCAAACGCTACTGGGCACGCAATTTTGTGGGTTGGCCGAGCTTCTCCAGCAAAAAGGCCAACGCAACACACTACGCTCTGTCTCGCTTCGAGCGCGAAATGCGCATTCAGTCGGTTGTCACCCAGAATGTCGATCGTCTTCACACCAAGGCTGCCACCAAGAACGTTGTGGAGCTGCATGGAAGTGGCTACGTGGTAAAGTGCCTGTCCTGCGATTATACCACTGATCGTCACGagtttcaaaatatactggcCTCCCTAAATTCAACCATTGGCAATGTGCTGGAAATGGTCCGCCCAGATGGTGATGTGGAGATTCCCCTCGATTACATAGAAAACTTTAAAATACCTGACTGCCCGAAGTGCTGTGGCGACCTCAAGCCAGACATTGTCTTCTTTGGGGACAGCGTGCCCAAGCAGCGCCTCGATAAGATCGCTGAAATGGTATACAATAGCGACGGACTGTTGGTGCTTGGCTCCAGTCTGCTGGTGTTTTCCGGCTACCGCATGGTACTGCAAACCAAGGACCTTAAATTGCCGGTGGCGATTGTAAACATTGGAGACACGCGGGCCGACCACTTGGCCGATATCAAAATTTCGGCCAAATGTGGCGATGTAATACCTAAACTGTTTGACTTTCGCAAGACCGGCTCGGCCACTAGCTAG